In Hwangdonia lutea, a single window of DNA contains:
- a CDS encoding DUF4255 domain-containing protein — MVFEVLQIITEEVNNYLGGSPVSLDNIATVASEQGDNTGASTDIILTLLNLQEESTLKNKPNYAVEGTRITYKNNIVNLNLYILFSATNDKYDEALKNLSKIIGFFQGKKVFTQANSIYNRDDVSMSNISNFRFVVDLFTPTFEELNFVWGTLGGKQIPSVMYKVSLVEIEREAILGKGDLISQVHGDITHKN; from the coding sequence ATGGTTTTTGAAGTGCTACAAATTATAACCGAAGAGGTCAATAATTATCTTGGAGGCAGTCCCGTGTCGCTCGACAATATTGCCACGGTAGCCTCAGAACAAGGTGATAATACGGGAGCTTCAACAGATATCATCTTAACATTACTTAATTTACAAGAAGAATCAACGCTTAAAAACAAACCCAATTATGCGGTTGAAGGCACGCGTATTACGTATAAAAACAATATTGTAAACCTTAATCTTTACATTCTTTTTAGTGCCACTAACGATAAGTATGATGAGGCGCTAAAAAACCTCTCCAAAATCATCGGGTTTTTTCAAGGTAAAAAAGTATTTACCCAAGCCAACAGCATTTACAACAGAGACGATGTGTCGATGAGCAACATTTCCAATTTCAGGTTTGTGGTCGATTTGTTCACCCCAACTTTCGAGGAGCTCAACTTTGTTTGGGGCACCTTGGGTGGCAAACAAATTCCGTCCGTTATGTACAAAGTGAGTTTGGTAGAAATAGAACGCGAAGCGATATTGGGCAAAGGCGATTTAATAAGTCAGGTACACGGCGATATAACACACAAAAACTAA
- a CDS encoding GPW/gp25 family protein has translation MDNNTSFLGTGWSFPPEFDRSKKTVVMTSDELDIKKSLEILLATRLGERIMQPTYGCNLEELMFKSLNVTLKTFVIDLIKTAILYHEPRIDVENIDIDPTNELQGELLIEIDYRVRATNSRANLVYPFYKAEGTET, from the coding sequence ATGGATAATAACACATCATTTTTAGGAACAGGTTGGAGCTTTCCGCCGGAATTTGACAGGTCTAAAAAAACGGTCGTGATGACTTCAGATGAACTTGATATTAAAAAAAGCCTCGAAATCCTTTTGGCCACAAGATTGGGTGAGCGCATCATGCAGCCCACATACGGTTGTAACCTGGAGGAGTTGATGTTCAAGTCTTTAAACGTCACTTTAAAAACCTTTGTTATCGATTTGATTAAAACCGCAATCCTCTACCACGAACCACGGATTGATGTTGAAAACATTGACATCGACCCCACCAACGAATTACAGGGCGAACTGCTTATCGAAATCGATTATCGCGTACGAGCCACAAATTCCAGGGCCAATTTAGTGTATCCGTTTTACAAAGCTGAAGGCACCGAAACTTAA
- a CDS encoding phage tail protein, producing the protein MADYPLAKFHFSVDWGGTKIGFTEVSGLDVETEVIEYRDGSSPEYSKIKMPGMQKFSNITLKRGTFNSDNEYYDWWNTVKLNTIERRDITINLLNEEHEPVVTWKVKNAWPSKVQSTDLKSDGNETAIESVEVVHEGLVIQND; encoded by the coding sequence ATGGCAGATTATCCGTTAGCAAAATTTCATTTCTCAGTAGATTGGGGAGGAACAAAAATAGGTTTCACCGAAGTTTCAGGACTCGATGTAGAAACCGAAGTTATCGAGTACAGAGACGGCTCAAGTCCCGAATACAGCAAAATAAAAATGCCCGGGATGCAAAAATTTTCAAATATCACTTTAAAACGTGGCACGTTTAATAGCGATAACGAATATTACGACTGGTGGAACACCGTAAAATTAAATACCATTGAACGAAGAGATATTACTATAAATCTTCTAAATGAAGAGCACGAGCCAGTAGTTACTTGGAAAGTAAAAAATGCATGGCCTTCAAAGGTGCAATCCACAGACCTTAAAAGTGATGGCAACGAAACCGCCATAGAATCGGTAGAAGTTGTACACGAAGGGTTGGTTATTCAAAATGATTAA
- a CDS encoding peptidoglycan-binding domain-containing protein → MAVLYLGSCDAGKTPSSRKEFLKPYHIDGLLINKVSFRDDDRTKWRSFREGTGDDVLKLQRFLFNAGFMPRSAFDGVFGYVTQASVRLFQEYVRTMEGVSSMVPDGVVGSGTFGHITRWEKENKVSDWGKMSSQNPSKSYSDWMQLLQQAKQHYTNNPGPILQHLNKLPNTYSTKKPSEWTFNTNDIHLIGIRRKQTESAVRRENDDLFVLLINGMAFTFWGSTDASVNMAKRKDEAFLIEGQHLYRFGWHKISVESKIYRALKPKNPKGVMIIRDWDNDNAYTDKDIQVKDNQGNVKGLRVNPSINIHWTGIGRSNFSAGCQVIAGKSYLNHKNELQDCSKFASSSYSGLTTSNKKTKGAYNVFTDLILCYAPKQVTHLYYTLGREASLDLSHNFGSQYAEEVLNRLKSV, encoded by the coding sequence ATGGCTGTATTATATTTAGGAAGTTGCGATGCTGGAAAAACACCAAGTAGCAGAAAAGAATTTCTTAAACCGTATCATATCGATGGTTTGCTTATCAATAAAGTGTCCTTTAGAGATGATGACAGAACCAAATGGCGTTCCTTTCGAGAAGGCACGGGTGATGATGTTTTAAAGCTGCAACGATTTTTATTTAATGCCGGTTTTATGCCCCGCAGCGCTTTTGATGGTGTTTTTGGGTATGTAACCCAAGCTTCCGTCAGGTTGTTTCAAGAGTATGTGCGCACCATGGAAGGTGTTAGCAGCATGGTGCCTGATGGGGTAGTGGGTAGCGGAACGTTTGGGCATATTACACGTTGGGAAAAAGAAAACAAGGTTTCAGATTGGGGGAAAATGTCCAGTCAGAATCCGTCTAAATCCTATTCAGATTGGATGCAGTTGTTACAACAAGCCAAACAGCATTACACGAATAACCCAGGCCCTATTTTACAGCATTTAAACAAGTTGCCTAATACCTATTCCACCAAAAAACCTTCAGAATGGACGTTCAATACAAACGATATTCATCTTATTGGCATCCGAAGAAAACAAACCGAAAGCGCCGTTAGACGGGAAAATGATGATTTGTTTGTGTTGCTCATCAATGGGATGGCATTTACCTTTTGGGGTTCTACCGATGCCAGCGTAAATATGGCAAAACGGAAAGACGAAGCGTTTTTAATTGAAGGGCAACACCTTTATCGTTTCGGGTGGCATAAAATATCGGTTGAAAGTAAAATTTACCGCGCTTTAAAACCTAAAAACCCCAAAGGTGTTATGATTATTAGGGATTGGGACAATGACAATGCCTACACCGACAAAGACATACAAGTTAAAGATAATCAAGGTAATGTAAAAGGCTTGCGCGTAAATCCGTCTATTAATATCCATTGGACCGGGATTGGGCGCTCAAATTTCTCGGCAGGGTGTCAGGTAATCGCTGGTAAAAGCTATTTAAACCATAAAAACGAATTACAGGATTGTTCCAAATTTGCTTCAAGTAGTTATAGCGGATTAACAACTTCAAACAAAAAAACCAAGGGCGCTTACAATGTGTTTACCGATTTAATATTGTGTTACGCGCCAAAACAGGTTACGCATTTGTATTATACCCTGGGGCGCGAAGCTTCATTGGATTTGTCGCATAATTTTGGAAGCCAATATGCCGAGGAGGTGCTAAATAGATTAAAATCTGTTTAA
- the vgrG gene encoding type VI secretion system tip protein VgrG — protein MNNSRTIQTSKSPDLITFKVLVEGEELSKKHQVKHILVNKEVNRIGSATITLIDGDAAKQDFQLSNEDLLIPGKKIEITAGYHSDEETIFKGIVIKHNLKIRANSSVLIIECKDEAVKLTIGRKSNYYYENTDSAIFETIIDAYGLEKDVESTNQTHKELVQYHTSDWDFIVSRAQANGKLCFTDDGKITIMKPTVDDETIETISFGATLLDFDAEIDARSQVKKVSSYGWNPADQEIIEIEANDPNVQLNGNLSSSDLAATIDLENLELRHGGEVSDVELQDWADAKMLFQQLAKVRGKVKFQGIPSVKPGTLLKLEGVGDRFNGKVYVTAIRHQIAEGNWTVDAQFGLNPEWFSETFDINPQPASGIISAINGLQVGIVSQLQDDPNGEDRILVQLPIINNEEQGIWCRVSSLDAGDSRGAFFRPEISDEVIVGFINDDPNDAIVLGMLHSSAKPAPVVASDDNHEKGFISRSEMKIMFNDDKKSITIETPAGKKITMDEDAGSIVIEDDNSNTLTLDSSGIAMESAGDIQIKASGDVNIEGSNVNAKANIQFKAEGSAGVEMSSSATAVLKGSLVQIN, from the coding sequence ATGAATAACAGCAGAACCATACAAACCTCCAAAAGTCCGGATCTCATCACATTTAAAGTGCTTGTGGAAGGCGAGGAGCTTTCAAAAAAGCATCAGGTTAAACACATTTTGGTCAATAAAGAAGTGAACAGAATTGGGTCTGCAACAATAACATTGATTGATGGTGATGCGGCAAAACAAGACTTCCAGTTAAGTAATGAAGATTTGTTGATTCCAGGAAAAAAAATAGAGATTACTGCGGGATATCATTCCGATGAAGAAACCATTTTTAAAGGTATCGTTATTAAACATAATTTAAAAATCAGAGCCAATTCCTCGGTGCTTATTATCGAATGTAAAGACGAGGCTGTTAAGCTAACCATCGGCAGGAAAAGCAACTATTATTACGAGAATACAGATAGCGCTATTTTTGAAACCATTATTGATGCCTATGGTTTAGAAAAGGATGTAGAAAGCACCAACCAAACACATAAAGAACTTGTGCAATACCATACCTCCGATTGGGATTTTATAGTATCTCGAGCACAAGCTAACGGGAAATTGTGTTTTACTGATGATGGTAAAATAACGATTATGAAACCCACTGTTGATGACGAAACGATTGAAACCATTAGCTTCGGAGCCACTTTATTGGATTTTGATGCCGAAATCGATGCCAGAAGCCAAGTAAAAAAAGTATCGAGTTATGGTTGGAATCCTGCGGATCAGGAAATTATTGAAATTGAAGCTAACGACCCGAATGTGCAACTCAATGGAAACCTGTCGTCATCCGATTTGGCAGCTACTATAGATTTAGAAAATTTAGAGTTAAGGCACGGTGGTGAGGTTAGCGATGTTGAATTACAGGATTGGGCAGATGCCAAAATGCTGTTTCAACAATTGGCAAAGGTTCGTGGCAAAGTGAAATTTCAAGGTATTCCGTCCGTTAAACCCGGGACTTTATTAAAACTTGAAGGTGTGGGCGACCGATTTAATGGCAAAGTATATGTAACGGCCATAAGACATCAAATTGCAGAAGGCAATTGGACGGTCGATGCGCAATTTGGATTGAATCCAGAATGGTTTTCCGAAACTTTTGATATTAATCCGCAGCCCGCTTCGGGCATTATTTCAGCAATAAACGGACTGCAAGTGGGCATTGTTTCTCAATTGCAGGACGACCCCAATGGCGAAGACCGCATTTTAGTTCAATTGCCCATAATCAATAACGAAGAACAGGGCATATGGTGCAGAGTATCCTCGTTGGATGCCGGTGATTCCAGAGGGGCATTTTTCAGACCCGAAATAAGCGATGAGGTGATTGTCGGTTTTATTAACGACGATCCCAACGATGCTATTGTATTGGGTATGCTTCACAGTAGCGCGAAACCAGCACCCGTTGTGGCATCAGATGATAACCACGAAAAAGGGTTTATATCGCGCAGCGAGATGAAAATTATGTTTAATGATGATAAAAAATCAATCACCATCGAAACTCCGGCGGGAAAAAAAATAACCATGGATGAAGACGCGGGAAGTATTGTGATTGAAGATGACAACTCCAATACGCTCACTTTGGATTCCAGCGGTATTGCTATGGAAAGTGCTGGTGATATTCAAATAAAAGCAAGTGGCGATGTTAATATAGAAGGTAGCAATGTAAACGCCAAAGCGAACATTCAATTTAAGGCAGAAGGTTCTGCTGGTGTAGAAATGTCGTCTAGTGCAACGGCAGTTTTAAAAGGCTCTTTGGTGCAGATTAATTGA
- a CDS encoding phage tail sheath family protein: protein MAKTYRTPGVYVEEISIFPPSVAQVETAIPAFIGYTEKADKDTNSLVLEPTRITSLLEYETYFGKALNEANITVTIDDEIDSTGPTLLNRKISVAEGSTQPYLMHYAMRMYFDNGGGPCYITSVGDYTASISLTDLTNGLNAVKAFDEPTLFVFPDAINIGTAANYYTLINRAMTQCVELGDRFTIIDMHGNDSANLRSSNTLGSGTDLLKYGASYHPFLKTVYNYAFDAADVTIAHNTVDESATVGTGQFDGDNLSDLEDSTSASFDLVTFNQIKLEINKKTVTLPPSCAMAGIYAKVDSSRGVWKAPANVSVSSCLEPTIKITHEQQEGLNIDTSGKSINAIRTFAGKGVMVWGARTLAGNDNEWRYVPVRRFFNMVEESVKKATEQFVFEPNDANTWIKVRAMIENFLTLQWRAGALAGAKPEQAFYVRVALGETMTALDILEGRMNVEIGMAVVRPAEFIILKFSHKMQEA from the coding sequence ATGGCAAAAACGTACAGAACACCAGGAGTTTACGTCGAGGAAATTTCAATATTCCCTCCTTCGGTAGCTCAAGTAGAGACCGCAATACCTGCATTTATTGGCTACACAGAAAAAGCTGATAAAGACACCAATAGCCTCGTGCTAGAACCCACAAGAATAACGTCGCTTTTGGAGTACGAAACGTACTTTGGTAAAGCGCTTAACGAGGCCAACATAACCGTAACTATTGACGATGAAATTGATAGCACCGGACCAACGTTGCTAAACCGTAAAATTTCTGTGGCCGAGGGCAGCACCCAACCCTATTTAATGCATTACGCCATGCGTATGTATTTTGATAATGGCGGTGGCCCGTGTTACATCACATCTGTGGGCGACTATACGGCAAGCATCAGTTTAACTGATTTAACCAATGGGCTAAATGCCGTTAAAGCTTTCGACGAGCCCACGCTATTCGTGTTCCCAGATGCCATAAATATCGGTACGGCTGCGAACTATTATACCTTAATTAATAGGGCAATGACCCAATGCGTCGAGTTGGGCGACCGCTTTACCATTATCGATATGCACGGCAACGATAGTGCTAATTTAAGAAGCAGCAATACCTTGGGCAGCGGCACCGACCTTTTAAAATACGGTGCTTCGTACCATCCATTCCTTAAAACGGTATATAATTATGCCTTTGATGCTGCCGATGTTACCATAGCGCATAACACGGTTGACGAATCTGCAACTGTGGGTACGGGTCAGTTTGATGGCGATAATTTAAGTGATTTAGAAGATAGCACTTCGGCGTCCTTTGATTTGGTAACCTTCAATCAAATTAAGTTGGAAATAAACAAAAAGACCGTCACTTTACCACCTAGTTGTGCTATGGCAGGTATTTATGCAAAAGTAGATAGCAGTCGTGGTGTATGGAAAGCACCGGCCAATGTTTCGGTAAGTTCCTGTTTAGAGCCCACTATAAAAATCACACACGAACAGCAAGAAGGTTTGAATATTGATACTTCGGGTAAATCCATAAATGCCATTCGCACCTTTGCGGGAAAAGGCGTTATGGTTTGGGGCGCGCGAACCCTTGCGGGGAACGACAACGAATGGCGATACGTACCGGTACGACGCTTTTTTAACATGGTTGAAGAATCTGTAAAAAAAGCCACCGAGCAATTCGTTTTCGAGCCAAATGATGCCAATACTTGGATTAAGGTACGGGCCATGATCGAGAATTTTTTAACCCTACAATGGCGTGCAGGTGCTTTGGCCGGAGCAAAACCCGAACAAGCTTTTTATGTTCGTGTTGCTTTGGGCGAAACCATGACGGCACTCGATATCTTGGAAGGCCGCATGAATGTTGAAATAGGAATGGCCGTGGTACGTCCAGCAGAATTCATCATTCTTAAGTTCTCTCATAAAATGCAAGAAGCATAA
- a CDS encoding DUF5908 family protein: MPIEIKELHVKINVDNDIDKKSKTRANSTSNKEQIVAECVDQVMQIISNSKER; the protein is encoded by the coding sequence ATGCCCATTGAAATTAAAGAATTACATGTTAAGATTAATGTCGATAACGATATCGATAAAAAGTCCAAAACCAGAGCGAACTCAACAAGTAATAAAGAACAAATTGTTGCAGAATGTGTAGATCAAGTTATGCAAATAATATCAAATTCTAAAGAACGATAA
- a CDS encoding patatin-like phospholipase family protein produces MKKIRILSIDGGGIRGIVPGIILSYIETQLKEKTGDPKASVGAYFDFIAGTSTGGILSLLYVCPDKNGNFKYGAKDALGIYLDLGDDIFELSLIKQIQSLGGISDEKYSELELENALDQFLGKTTLGKALRPCLITSYDIGNRQSFFFSSLNAKDEVYDFLMRDVGRATSAAPTYFEAARIKSVFGAPYALVDGGVFANNPSLCAYAEARTINFSEVLNNPEKPDKPSAKNMLIVSIGTGSVKRPYTYDEFKDAGMVKWIRPLIDIMMSGNAETVDYQLKKIFETLPKKHCQDYYRIQPKLINSNPEMDKADKANIIALQEDGFLAVADNKILLDEIVDKLIENA; encoded by the coding sequence ATGAAAAAAATACGTATTCTGTCTATAGATGGCGGCGGTATCAGAGGCATCGTTCCCGGTATTATCCTGTCGTACATAGAAACCCAATTAAAGGAAAAAACGGGCGATCCTAAAGCTTCGGTTGGTGCGTATTTCGATTTTATTGCTGGTACAAGCACTGGTGGCATTTTATCTCTATTATACGTATGCCCCGATAAAAATGGAAACTTTAAATACGGGGCCAAAGATGCCCTTGGGATTTATTTGGATTTGGGCGACGATATTTTTGAATTGTCCTTAATAAAACAAATACAGAGCTTGGGCGGTATTTCAGATGAAAAATACTCGGAGTTGGAACTCGAAAACGCCCTCGATCAATTTCTTGGAAAAACCACCCTTGGAAAAGCATTGCGCCCTTGTTTGATAACCAGTTACGATATTGGCAACCGCCAAAGTTTTTTCTTTTCAAGTCTCAACGCCAAAGATGAGGTTTACGATTTTTTAATGCGCGATGTAGGTCGGGCAACCTCGGCAGCGCCAACCTATTTTGAGGCGGCAAGGATAAAATCTGTTTTCGGAGCACCCTACGCCTTGGTCGATGGCGGCGTGTTTGCCAATAATCCCTCGTTGTGTGCTTATGCCGAAGCGCGAACCATTAATTTTTCAGAAGTGTTAAACAACCCAGAAAAACCCGATAAGCCCAGTGCTAAAAACATGCTTATTGTTTCCATTGGCACGGGCTCCGTGAAACGGCCATATACCTACGATGAGTTTAAAGATGCGGGCATGGTAAAATGGATTAGGCCTTTAATTGATATCATGATGAGCGGCAATGCCGAAACCGTAGATTACCAGCTTAAAAAAATATTCGAAACTTTGCCCAAAAAGCACTGTCAAGATTATTATCGCATTCAACCAAAACTCATAAATTCCAATCCCGAAATGGATAAAGCCGATAAAGCAAACATCATAGCTTTACAAGAAGATGGGTTTTTAGCCGTAGCCGACAATAAAATACTGCTCGACGAGATAGTTGATAAGCTTATTGAAAATGCTTAA
- a CDS encoding CIS tube protein encodes MFSTGELTKLKIIAYSDDTFENEVSDGEFTTLINPEKYAFNYKIEQNEEQAQGTSATAPGFNKILPEHLDINFVFDRTGAIRTSEVSDDGVIKDVDKFKKVVFDYNGDQHKPNYLKISWGTLLFKGTLLEMTVDYKLFNPNGTPIRAMANAKFQRFVSDELRVAEENSQSPDLTHLRTVKNGDTLPLMSYRIYGDSKYYLEVAKANGITNFRQLAIGQQLVFPPLEKTS; translated from the coding sequence ATGTTTTCAACAGGCGAACTTACCAAATTAAAGATTATTGCTTATAGCGACGACACGTTTGAGAACGAGGTTAGCGATGGCGAATTTACCACGCTAATCAATCCGGAAAAATATGCGTTTAATTATAAAATTGAACAAAACGAAGAACAAGCCCAAGGCACCAGCGCAACGGCGCCAGGGTTTAATAAAATTCTGCCAGAGCATCTTGATATTAATTTTGTTTTCGACCGAACAGGGGCTATTAGAACCTCAGAGGTTTCCGATGATGGTGTGATTAAAGACGTCGACAAGTTCAAAAAAGTAGTTTTTGATTATAACGGCGATCAGCACAAACCCAATTACCTGAAAATTTCTTGGGGCACCTTGCTTTTTAAGGGTACGCTATTGGAAATGACCGTTGATTACAAACTATTTAACCCCAACGGTACGCCCATCCGCGCCATGGCAAATGCAAAATTTCAACGTTTTGTAAGCGATGAGCTCAGGGTGGCCGAAGAAAACAGCCAATCTCCAGATTTAACCCACCTTCGGACAGTAAAGAATGGCGATACATTACCGTTGATGTCCTACCGAATTTATGGCGATTCAAAATACTATTTAGAAGTGGCAAAAGCCAACGGGATTACCAATTTTAGGCAATTAGCCATTGGCCAACAATTGGTATTTCCTCCATTAGAGAAAACCTCGTAA
- a CDS encoding phage tail protein, whose product MGLLPPITSFHFSVIFLDLQPNIEIGFQSVSGLSGTIETETIAEGGENRFKHQLPTGITFPNLVLKRSLQISSSVTAWCEDAIEKFIFKPIDLLVILHNEQHLPLYSWKVVHAIPVSWSVSDFNAENSELAIESLELKYQYYQSISANDVIPF is encoded by the coding sequence ATGGGATTGTTACCGCCTATTACGAGCTTTCATTTTTCGGTGATTTTTCTCGATTTGCAGCCCAATATCGAAATTGGGTTTCAATCCGTGAGCGGACTTTCGGGTACTATTGAAACAGAAACAATTGCCGAAGGTGGCGAAAACCGATTTAAACACCAGCTTCCAACGGGCATTACGTTTCCTAATTTGGTGCTAAAACGAAGTTTGCAAATAAGCTCGAGCGTAACGGCTTGGTGCGAAGATGCTATTGAGAAATTCATCTTTAAACCCATCGATTTGTTGGTTATTCTCCACAACGAGCAGCACCTGCCCTTGTATTCTTGGAAAGTGGTTCATGCCATTCCGGTAAGTTGGTCGGTGTCCGATTTTAATGCCGAAAACAGCGAATTGGCCATTGAAAGTTTAGAGCTAAAATACCAATATTACCAGTCTATTTCAGCAAACGACGTTATACCATTTTAA
- a CDS encoding FAD-linked oxidase, with translation MATTRTHALKKWDTLHNNGPFPLKTLYVTELEGDGNIPDKIDRYNDAATEIQRLIKETNADNQGFRAYGSAWSMNHIAHHKDRMHYNGFMNIHVPMVAEHLHTNTRFDASNLFLFECGTIIKRVSEVLSAHGKSLKTTGASNGQTIAGCISTGVHGSALQVGAVQDYVVGLNLIIGPNENDIVYLERHTDPALNDNFAKRISKRIIRNDKLFNAALVGLGSFGFIHGIVIEAEPRFLLKRYVKRINKSTALQLADTLDFKNSSFKIPEETDAQGFGLTPYHYKVFINQYSNEPNYVVELMYKKPYVADYKDPFPIIKQSLYRDLIHLFTKMAEHFPKSIPWLVKRLRKTILPKVDEELTGTLPEIFWDAPYQGPAFACSVGVDHKNSSKALKLLADLTNNEGPIPGIFAMRFVKQTQATLGFTKFPVTCMLEIDGVLWNKTRKIMSLTEFSRRIIEVLKENDIPFTIHWGKNSDWAFPDLVNLMFDAAKINEWKACRSALLSDDMAELFSNKFLKTIGLADKELTINEDLIASL, from the coding sequence ATGGCAACCACAAGAACACATGCATTAAAAAAATGGGATACGCTGCACAACAATGGCCCGTTTCCGTTAAAAACGCTTTATGTAACCGAGTTGGAAGGCGATGGAAACATACCCGATAAAATAGATCGTTATAACGATGCCGCCACAGAAATCCAAAGGCTTATAAAAGAAACGAATGCAGACAACCAAGGGTTTCGAGCTTATGGGTCGGCGTGGTCCATGAACCACATTGCACACCATAAGGACCGAATGCACTACAATGGGTTTATGAATATTCATGTACCAATGGTTGCAGAGCATCTTCACACAAACACCCGATTTGATGCTTCGAACTTATTTTTATTTGAGTGCGGAACGATTATTAAACGGGTATCCGAAGTGCTTTCCGCTCACGGTAAATCCTTAAAAACTACGGGTGCCAGTAATGGGCAAACCATTGCGGGCTGTATTTCTACGGGTGTTCACGGTTCGGCATTACAGGTTGGCGCCGTACAGGATTATGTGGTGGGGCTTAATTTGATTATTGGTCCAAACGAAAACGACATCGTTTATTTAGAGCGCCACACAGACCCCGCATTAAACGATAATTTTGCCAAAAGAATAAGTAAAAGAATCATCCGGAACGATAAACTTTTTAATGCGGCTTTGGTGGGCTTAGGGTCGTTTGGGTTTATTCATGGTATTGTGATTGAGGCAGAACCCCGATTTTTATTAAAGCGTTATGTTAAAAGAATAAATAAAAGCACAGCACTTCAATTGGCTGATACCTTAGATTTTAAAAATTCATCATTTAAAATCCCAGAAGAAACCGATGCTCAGGGTTTCGGTCTTACACCTTATCACTACAAAGTATTCATCAATCAATATAGTAACGAACCCAATTATGTGGTAGAATTAATGTATAAAAAGCCTTATGTGGCCGATTATAAAGACCCATTTCCCATCATCAAACAATCATTGTATCGCGATTTAATCCACTTATTCACCAAAATGGCCGAACATTTTCCAAAAAGTATACCGTGGTTGGTAAAACGATTGAGAAAAACCATTTTGCCAAAAGTAGATGAAGAATTAACAGGCACCTTACCCGAAATTTTTTGGGATGCACCCTATCAAGGGCCAGCTTTTGCCTGTTCGGTTGGGGTAGACCATAAAAATTCATCAAAGGCATTAAAACTGCTTGCCGATTTAACAAACAACGAAGGGCCTATTCCCGGGATTTTCGCAATGCGCTTTGTAAAACAAACCCAAGCAACATTGGGTTTTACAAAATTTCCTGTAACCTGTATGCTGGAAATTGATGGTGTACTTTGGAATAAAACCAGAAAAATTATGAGCCTCACCGAATTTTCAAGACGCATTATTGAGGTTTTAAAAGAAAACGATATTCCGTTCACCATACATTGGGGAAAAAATAGCGATTGGGCATTTCCAGATTTGGTAAATCTCATGTTTGATGCCGCTAAAATTAATGAATGGAAAGCTTGTAGAAGTGCTTTATTGAGTGATGATATGGCAGAATTATTCTCAAATAAATTTTTAAAAACCATTGGGTTGGCTGATAAAGAATTGACTATAAACGAGGATTTAATAGCATCATTGTAA
- a CDS encoding PAAR domain-containing protein, with translation MPAAARVGDMHTCPMVNPGPVPHVGGPILPAGEPTVLIGGMPAARVGDMAVCTGPPDTIAAGSATVLIGGMPAARMGDSTAHGGVIVLGLPTVLIG, from the coding sequence ATGCCAGCAGCAGCAAGAGTAGGCGATATGCATACTTGTCCCATGGTTAATCCGGGGCCAGTGCCACACGTTGGCGGCCCAATTTTACCGGCAGGTGAGCCTACTGTACTTATTGGGGGTATGCCAGCGGCACGGGTAGGCGATATGGCAGTTTGCACAGGTCCTCCTGATACCATTGCAGCGGGTTCTGCAACGGTTTTAATTGGTGGTATGCCGGCAGCGAGAATGGGCGACTCCACCGCACACGGTGGTGTAATCGTATTGGGCTTGCCCACGGTTTTAATAGGATAA